In Pseudomonas fluorescens, a genomic segment contains:
- a CDS encoding aldo/keto reductase family oxidoreductase, protein MTGLKNSKTFILGDREVNRMGYGAMQLAGPGVFGPPKDRDAALAVLREAVACGVNHIDTSDFYGPHITNQLIHEALHPYRHDLTIVTKIGARRDAEGGWLAASTPEELTQAVHDNLRNLGLEVLDVVNFRSMHSTMGPCEGSNAAALDTLAELQHQGLIRHIGISNVTPTQVAEARRIVKFVCVQNLYNIAHQHDNALIDTLAEEGIAYVPFFPLGGFTPVQSSTLSSVAQGLGVTPKQLALAWLLRRSPNILLIPGTSSVAHLHENLAVGEWAVPDEALAALNAIAD, encoded by the coding sequence ATGACAGGTTTGAAAAACAGCAAGACATTCATACTGGGCGACCGCGAGGTCAACCGCATGGGTTACGGCGCGATGCAATTGGCAGGCCCTGGCGTATTTGGCCCTCCCAAGGACCGCGACGCCGCGTTGGCCGTGCTGCGTGAGGCGGTCGCCTGCGGCGTCAACCATATCGATACCAGCGATTTTTATGGGCCGCATATCACCAACCAACTGATTCACGAGGCCCTGCATCCCTATCGGCACGACCTCACGATAGTCACCAAGATCGGCGCCCGTCGTGACGCTGAAGGTGGATGGCTGGCGGCGTCCACCCCGGAAGAACTGACGCAGGCGGTGCATGACAACTTGCGCAACCTGGGGCTGGAGGTGCTGGACGTGGTCAACTTCCGCTCGATGCATTCCACAATGGGCCCGTGCGAAGGCTCGAACGCCGCCGCGTTGGACACCCTCGCTGAACTGCAACACCAGGGGTTGATACGCCATATTGGCATCAGCAATGTCACGCCGACCCAAGTGGCCGAGGCACGCCGCATCGTCAAGTTCGTTTGCGTGCAGAACCTGTACAACATCGCCCATCAACACGACAACGCCTTGATCGACACCCTGGCTGAGGAAGGCATTGCCTATGTGCCGTTCTTCCCGCTGGGTGGATTTACTCCGGTTCAGTCTTCGACCTTATCCAGCGTTGCGCAGGGGCTGGGCGTAACACCGAAGCAATTGGCGCTGGCGTGGTTGTTGCGGCGCTCGCCCAATATCCTGTTGATTCCGGGCACCTCCTCGGTGGCCCATTTGCATGAAAACCTTGCGGTGGGCGAATGGGCTGTGCCGGACGAGGCGCTGGCTGCGTTGAACGCCATCGCGGACTGA
- a CDS encoding TetR/AcrR family transcriptional regulator, with translation MSTLKASLKPRKTAVQARSAATVEALHTATLQVLTQQGLIRCTTTRVAERAGMSVGSLYQYYPNRDALLAAVLAKHLEWVAEAVEQACARHRQVPVAEMAAGLVTALVAAKLRDQGASKALYAIAGERGGAELVARINTRMVAAIAAMLETAPDAHFEDPILTAGISLSAIVGPVRTLLEGNASPTFEAGLEQQTTLLLRAYLQVHGGPAALKA, from the coding sequence GTGAGCACCCTCAAAGCGTCCTTGAAGCCAAGAAAAACAGCGGTTCAGGCGCGCTCAGCCGCGACTGTCGAGGCCTTGCACACGGCAACCCTTCAGGTTTTGACCCAGCAGGGCCTGATCCGCTGCACAACCACCCGGGTGGCCGAGCGTGCCGGCATGTCGGTGGGCAGCCTCTACCAGTACTACCCGAATCGCGACGCGCTGCTCGCCGCCGTGCTGGCAAAACACCTGGAGTGGGTGGCCGAGGCGGTGGAGCAGGCATGCGCTCGCCATCGGCAGGTGCCGGTGGCTGAGATGGCCGCCGGCCTGGTCACGGCATTGGTGGCCGCCAAGTTACGCGACCAGGGCGCGTCCAAGGCGTTGTATGCCATCGCGGGCGAGCGGGGTGGTGCGGAGCTGGTCGCCCGCATCAATACGCGCATGGTGGCGGCCATCGCCGCGATGCTGGAGACCGCCCCCGATGCGCATTTCGAAGACCCGATCCTGACCGCCGGGATTTCGCTCAGCGCGATCGTCGGCCCGGTCAGGACGTTGCTCGAAGGCAATGCCTCGCCTACGTTCGAAGCCGGTCTTGAACAGCAGACCACGCTGCTGTTGCGGGCTTATCTGCAAGTCCATGGGGGGCCCGCTGCACTTAAGGCGTAG
- a CDS encoding cysteine hydrolase family protein, translating to MEPLATNAALLIIDMQQGMNHPRLGRRNNPHAELQMQHLLNAWRRSQRPIVHVRHMSRSPDSVFWPGQPGCEFQPALCPLAHEQVLEKNVPDAFTTTGLERWLHVRSIKQLVIVGVITNNSVEATARSGGNLGFEVIVAADACYTFDQTDLAGRLWPAEDVHALSLSNLAMDYARVIETAEILAAAAPLQTD from the coding sequence ATGGAACCGTTAGCGACAAACGCCGCCTTGTTGATCATCGACATGCAGCAGGGCATGAACCATCCCAGGCTTGGGCGACGCAACAACCCGCACGCCGAGTTGCAGATGCAGCACCTGCTCAACGCGTGGCGGCGATCCCAGCGGCCCATTGTCCATGTCCGACATATGTCTCGCTCTCCCGACTCGGTCTTTTGGCCGGGTCAGCCTGGCTGTGAATTCCAGCCGGCCTTGTGCCCGTTGGCGCATGAGCAGGTACTGGAAAAGAACGTCCCGGATGCGTTCACCACCACGGGCCTGGAGCGTTGGCTGCATGTGCGCTCGATCAAGCAGTTGGTGATCGTTGGGGTGATCACCAACAACTCGGTTGAAGCCACGGCGCGATCCGGCGGCAACCTCGGCTTCGAGGTAATCGTGGCGGCGGACGCCTGCTACACGTTCGATCAAACCGACTTGGCCGGGCGCCTGTGGCCGGCGGAGGACGTGCATGCATTGTCGCTGAGCAATCTGGCGATGGACTACGCCAGGGTGATCGAGACAGCTGAAATCCTGGCCGCGGCCGCCCCGTTGCAAACGGACTGA
- a CDS encoding XAC2610-related protein, which produces MRVLLSGAFLSMTLTAPVMAEPRSFSVNDPSGQYLVEVLFPEVPQDLRQPARALVTVRDRATLQTLQQLQTPAANVPLDRNGKTDSDHLVGAYGVLYFADINADGRQDLAIRNGEDAEESLQYHYDVYLQDPHKPQWVLNRPLTELANETFGGMFSVDKDGIIHSQTDRGCCWTRSSRLQMREGELVRLDAYTQEQVPPTEYGENSSMPSGYMLRTTGVLKDGKWQETPRLEGPVNEDPQYLAGTLDGKIPVALWYQQQGAVLIGELRYTKSGSGKPIKLVGDQSDYDDKPFVYLHEYTDDGHQTGIWRITRETVEPYHYSGTWVSSAKGQPRELAIQLRPEDREPEYEKLSDVARDQRSGHYQMRDDFLGRDGDLDLEILPERDAQGRELARLTLTLNAAGTSKTIASAHHTVAMETENLIIVPEPLASRRVGPYHIQLVKNFAVIEHNSAPDSQDYFTGMYRKQP; this is translated from the coding sequence ATGCGTGTGTTATTGAGCGGTGCGTTCCTTTCCATGACCCTCACGGCTCCCGTGATGGCCGAGCCGCGCTCATTCTCGGTCAATGACCCCAGCGGTCAATACCTGGTGGAGGTGTTGTTTCCAGAGGTGCCGCAAGACCTCCGCCAGCCGGCCCGTGCCCTGGTTACCGTGCGTGACCGGGCCACCCTCCAAACCCTGCAACAGCTGCAAACCCCTGCCGCCAATGTGCCGCTGGATCGCAATGGCAAGACAGACAGCGACCATCTGGTGGGTGCCTACGGTGTGTTGTATTTCGCCGATATCAACGCCGACGGCCGCCAGGACCTGGCTATCCGCAATGGCGAGGACGCCGAGGAGAGCCTGCAGTACCACTACGATGTGTACCTGCAAGACCCGCACAAGCCCCAATGGGTGCTGAACCGGCCATTGACGGAGCTGGCGAACGAAACCTTCGGCGGCATGTTTTCGGTGGACAAGGACGGCATCATCCATTCGCAAACCGACCGTGGCTGCTGCTGGACGCGCTCCAGCCGCCTGCAAATGCGCGAGGGTGAGTTGGTGCGACTGGATGCCTATACCCAGGAACAAGTGCCGCCCACCGAATACGGTGAAAACTCCAGCATGCCCAGCGGCTACATGCTGCGCACCACCGGTGTATTGAAGGACGGCAAGTGGCAGGAAACACCGCGCCTGGAAGGTCCCGTCAACGAAGATCCGCAGTATCTGGCCGGCACCCTCGACGGCAAGATCCCGGTGGCGCTCTGGTATCAGCAACAGGGCGCCGTGTTGATCGGTGAGCTGCGCTACACCAAGAGTGGCAGCGGCAAGCCGATCAAGTTGGTTGGCGACCAAAGCGACTATGACGACAAGCCTTTCGTCTACCTGCACGAATATACCGATGATGGTCATCAGACCGGCATTTGGCGGATCACCCGGGAAACCGTCGAGCCTTATCACTACAGCGGCACCTGGGTCAGTTCCGCCAAGGGGCAGCCGCGTGAACTGGCCATCCAGTTGCGCCCGGAAGACCGTGAACCCGAGTACGAAAAACTCAGTGACGTCGCCCGTGACCAGCGCAGCGGCCACTACCAGATGCGCGATGACTTCCTGGGCCGCGACGGTGATCTGGACCTGGAGATCCTGCCCGAGCGTGATGCCCAGGGCCGGGAGCTTGCACGATTGACCCTGACACTCAACGCCGCTGGAACCTCAAAAACCATCGCCAGCGCGCATCACACGGTTGCGATGGAAACCGAAAACCTGATTATCGTGCCGGAACCCCTGGCGTCTCGGCGCGTTGGCCCGTACCACATCCAACTGGTGAAAAACTTCGCGGTGATCGAACACAACTCGGCGCCGGATAGCCAGGATTACTTCACCGGGATGTACCGCAAGCAGCCTTGA
- a CDS encoding GNAT family N-acetyltransferase: MPLHIRLARLDDAPLLPAIEHSAAQAFQLIDGLGWLASAGTLTVERHRQWIALSTCWVAVDANDQPQGFLCAERQGDDLHIHEVSVARSLHGQGWGRKLVEAAMDAARSQALRAVTLTTFRQVPWNAPFYRRLGFELQAEASLDQRLAGMLADEYAHGFEPGSRCAMVWRVARA; this comes from the coding sequence ATGCCACTACACATTCGCCTGGCGCGACTGGATGACGCGCCGTTATTGCCCGCCATCGAGCATTCTGCCGCCCAAGCCTTTCAACTGATCGATGGCTTGGGCTGGCTGGCCAGCGCAGGCACCTTGACCGTCGAGCGTCATCGGCAGTGGATCGCGCTGTCGACCTGTTGGGTGGCGGTCGATGCCAACGATCAACCTCAAGGATTTCTGTGCGCAGAACGCCAGGGCGACGACCTGCATATCCATGAGGTGTCGGTCGCTCGGTCGCTGCACGGCCAGGGCTGGGGGCGCAAGCTGGTTGAGGCGGCGATGGACGCTGCGCGCTCACAGGCACTGCGCGCAGTGACCCTGACGACGTTCAGGCAGGTGCCGTGGAATGCACCGTTCTACCGTCGCCTGGGGTTTGAGCTGCAAGCCGAGGCGTCATTGGATCAGCGCTTGGCCGGGATGTTGGCAGACGAGTATGCACACGGCTTTGAGCCCGGCAGCCGCTGCGCCATGGTGTGGCGGGTGGCCAGAGCTTGA
- a CDS encoding methyl-accepting chemotaxis protein, producing the protein MATGLAGAVGGLFLSAPLAIAVAVGVAVPVALLCSQWRQRATLRLLVGVEPSTSDALIAQMYSDEAGPQARLETAFLSQNARLKTCLTRLQDSAEQLSALAGQSDRLATASSTGLDRQRVETEQVSAAVNQMAATTQEVASHVQRTADATQQANLLTGRGREVARDTREAIERLSAVVGETGVTVAQLARDSDEIGTVVDVIKGIADQTNLLALNAAIEAARAGEMGRGFAVVADEVRQLAQRTSQSTTQIHGLITKLQASSNNAVQSMENGHRQAQEGVAWVLEADQALVGISEAVSHITDMTTQIAAATEEQSAVAEEISRNITTIATLADQTSVQAHQSTDLSKELTRTASTQYALVERFNR; encoded by the coding sequence ATCGCCACCGGCCTTGCCGGCGCGGTGGGTGGGCTGTTCCTCAGCGCGCCGCTGGCCATTGCCGTGGCGGTGGGCGTCGCGGTTCCGGTGGCGCTGCTCTGCTCACAGTGGCGCCAGCGCGCGACCCTGCGCTTGCTGGTCGGCGTCGAGCCATCCACCTCCGATGCCTTGATCGCACAGATGTACAGCGATGAAGCCGGTCCCCAGGCACGCCTGGAAACCGCGTTCCTCAGCCAGAACGCGCGCCTGAAGACTTGCCTGACCCGTTTGCAGGACAGCGCCGAGCAACTCAGTGCGCTGGCCGGGCAATCCGACCGACTGGCCACGGCCAGCTCCACCGGCCTGGACCGCCAGCGCGTCGAAACCGAGCAGGTCTCGGCCGCCGTCAACCAGATGGCCGCGACCACCCAGGAAGTCGCCAGCCATGTGCAGCGCACCGCCGATGCCACCCAGCAAGCCAACTTGCTGACCGGGCGCGGCCGTGAGGTGGCGCGGGATACCCGCGAAGCCATCGAGCGGCTTTCCGCGGTGGTCGGCGAAACGGGTGTCACCGTGGCGCAGCTGGCCAGGGACAGCGATGAAATCGGCACCGTCGTCGATGTGATCAAAGGCATCGCCGACCAGACCAACCTGCTGGCCCTCAACGCGGCCATCGAAGCGGCCCGTGCCGGCGAGATGGGGCGCGGATTTGCCGTGGTCGCCGACGAAGTCCGACAGCTGGCACAACGCACCTCGCAATCCACCACCCAGATCCACGGGCTGATCACCAAGCTCCAGGCGTCGTCCAACAATGCCGTGCAAAGCATGGAGAACGGCCATCGCCAGGCCCAGGAAGGCGTGGCTTGGGTGCTTGAGGCCGACCAGGCATTGGTGGGCATCAGCGAAGCGGTGTCCCACATCACCGACATGACCACCCAGATCGCCGCCGCCACCGAGGAACAGAGCGCCGTGGCCGAGGAGATCAGCCGCAACATCACAACCATTGCCACACTGGCCGACCAGACCTCGGTCCAGGCGCATCAATCCACCGACCTGAGCAAGGAGCTGACCCGCACCGCGTCCACCCAATATGCATTGGTTGAACGTTTCAATCGCTGA
- a CDS encoding OsmC domain/YcaO domain-containing protein, translating into MEIKVNFLDNLRLEAKFDDFTVIADQPIRYKGDGSAPGPFDYFLASSALCAAYFVKLYCQTRNIPTENIRLSQNNIVDPENRYNQIFKIQVELPADISEKDRQGILRSIDRCTVKKVVQAGPEFVIEEVDNLDADAQALLMPGSPSDAGTYIAGKDLPLEQTIANMSGILAGLGMKIEIASWRNIVPNVWSLHIRDAHSPMCFTNGKGATKEGALASALGEFIERLNCNFFYNDQFWGEELANAPFVHYPDERWFQPGRKDELPPEILDAYCLKIYNRDGELRGSHLFDTNSGNEERGIVSLPFVRQSDGEVVYFPSNLIENLYLSNGMSAGNTLAEAQVQCLSEIFERAVKREIIEGEFALPDVPAEVLAKYPGILAGIEGLEAQGFPVLVKDASLGGEFPVMCVTLMNPRTGGVFASFGAHPSMEVALERSLTELLQGRSFEGLNDLPQPTFEGHAVTEPNNFVEHFIDSSGVVSWRFFSAQSDYEFVEWDFSGQGENSNAEEAATLFGILDNMGKESYMAVYEHLGATACRILVPDYSEIYPVDDLIWDNTNKALFFRADILNLHSLSDAELKALAERLVESELDDYTDITTLIGIEFDDNTAWGQLTILELKLLIYLALQQYEDAKELVEMFLQYNDNTVERGLFYQAVNAVLEMELDEDLELADYEANFRRMFGNERMDAVIGSVNGSVRFYGLTPTSTKLEGLDRHLRLIESYKKLHGARANITSA; encoded by the coding sequence ATGGAAATTAAGGTCAACTTTCTCGACAACCTTCGACTTGAAGCCAAGTTCGATGACTTCACGGTGATCGCCGATCAACCGATTCGCTATAAAGGCGACGGGTCGGCGCCGGGGCCATTCGATTACTTCCTGGCCTCGTCAGCGTTGTGTGCGGCGTATTTTGTGAAGCTGTACTGCCAGACGCGCAATATCCCCACGGAAAATATCCGCCTGTCGCAGAACAACATCGTTGATCCGGAAAACCGCTACAACCAGATCTTCAAGATCCAGGTCGAGCTGCCTGCGGACATTTCCGAGAAGGACCGCCAGGGTATCCTGCGTTCCATCGACCGTTGCACCGTGAAGAAAGTGGTGCAGGCCGGGCCGGAATTCGTCATCGAAGAAGTGGACAACCTCGACGCCGATGCCCAGGCCTTGTTGATGCCCGGCAGCCCATCCGACGCGGGCACTTATATCGCGGGCAAGGACCTGCCGCTGGAGCAGACGATCGCCAATATGTCCGGGATCCTGGCCGGCCTGGGCATGAAGATCGAGATCGCCTCGTGGCGCAATATCGTGCCCAACGTCTGGTCCCTGCATATCCGTGATGCGCACTCGCCGATGTGCTTTACCAACGGCAAAGGCGCGACCAAGGAAGGCGCCCTGGCGTCGGCGTTGGGCGAGTTTATCGAGCGGCTCAACTGCAACTTCTTCTACAACGATCAGTTCTGGGGCGAGGAATTGGCCAACGCGCCGTTCGTGCATTACCCCGATGAGCGTTGGTTCCAGCCGGGGCGCAAGGATGAACTGCCGCCGGAAATCCTCGACGCCTACTGCCTGAAGATCTACAACCGCGACGGTGAGCTGCGCGGTTCCCACCTGTTCGACACCAATTCCGGTAACGAAGAACGTGGCATTGTCTCGCTGCCGTTTGTGCGCCAGTCCGATGGCGAGGTGGTGTATTTCCCGTCCAACCTGATCGAAAACCTCTACCTGAGCAATGGCATGAGTGCCGGCAATACCTTGGCCGAAGCCCAGGTGCAGTGCCTGTCGGAAATCTTCGAGCGCGCGGTCAAGCGTGAAATCATCGAAGGCGAGTTCGCGCTGCCGGACGTGCCGGCCGAGGTGCTGGCGAAGTACCCCGGTATCCTGGCCGGTATCGAAGGCCTGGAAGCCCAGGGCTTCCCGGTGCTGGTCAAGGATGCGTCGCTGGGCGGTGAATTCCCGGTGATGTGCGTGACCTTGATGAACCCGCGTACCGGAGGCGTATTCGCCTCATTCGGCGCGCACCCGAGTATGGAAGTGGCCCTGGAGCGCAGCCTCACCGAACTGCTGCAAGGCCGCAGCTTCGAAGGCTTGAACGATTTGCCGCAGCCAACCTTTGAAGGCCATGCAGTCACCGAGCCGAACAACTTTGTCGAACACTTCATTGACTCCAGCGGTGTGGTGTCGTGGCGCTTCTTCAGTGCCCAGTCGGATTACGAATTCGTCGAGTGGGACTTCTCGGGCCAGGGTGAAAACTCCAACGCCGAAGAGGCCGCGACCCTGTTCGGCATCCTCGACAACATGGGCAAGGAGTCGTACATGGCGGTGTACGAGCACCTTGGCGCCACGGCCTGCCGCATCCTGGTGCCGGACTACTCGGAAATCTACCCGGTGGACGACCTGATCTGGGATAACACCAACAAGGCCCTGTTTTTCCGCGCCGACATCCTCAACCTGCACAGCCTCAGCGATGCCGAGCTCAAGGCCCTGGCCGAGCGCCTGGTGGAGAGCGAGCTGGACGACTACACCGATATCACCACCTTGATCGGCATCGAGTTCGACGACAACACCGCCTGGGGCCAGTTGACCATCCTGGAATTGAAGCTGCTGATCTACCTCGCGTTGCAGCAGTACGAAGACGCCAAGGAACTGGTGGAAATGTTCCTGCAGTACAACGACAACACCGTCGAGCGCGGCCTGTTCTACCAGGCGGTGAACGCGGTGCTGGAGATGGAACTGGACGAAGACCTGGAACTGGCGGACTACGAGGCCAACTTCCGACGGATGTTCGGTAACGAGCGGATGGACGCCGTGATCGGCTCGGTGAATGGCAGCGTGCGTTTCTATGGCTTGACGCCGACCAGCACCAAGCTGGAAGGGCTGGATCGGCATCTACGCTTGATCGAGAGCTACAAGAAACTGCACGGCGCGCGGGCCAATATCACCTCGGCCTGA
- a CDS encoding cystathionine gamma-synthase → MSQPDKSAFATRVIHAGQSPDPTTGALMPPIYANSTYLQDSPGVHKGFDYGRSHNPTRFALERCVADLEGGSQAFAFASGLAAISTVLELLDAGAHIVSGNDLYGGTFRLFDKVRQRSAGHRFSFVDLSDGAAFEASLQDDTRMVWVETPSNPLLRLTDLSAIARICRDRGILCVADNTFASPWIQRPLELGFDIVVHSTTKYLNGHSDVIGGIAIVGDNPELAERLGFLQNSVGAIAGPFDAFLTLRGVKTLALRMERHCSNALELATWLEQQPQVSRVHYPGLASHPQHALARRQMRGFGGMISLDLNSDLAGARRFLENVRIFALAESLGGVESLIEHPAIMTHASIPAATRAQLGIGDGLVRLSVGVEDVEDLRADLAQALARI, encoded by the coding sequence ATGAGTCAGCCCGATAAAAGCGCGTTTGCCACCCGCGTGATCCACGCCGGGCAATCACCCGACCCGACCACGGGCGCGCTGATGCCGCCGATCTACGCCAACTCCACCTACCTGCAAGACAGCCCCGGTGTACACAAGGGGTTCGACTACGGCCGCTCCCATAACCCCACGCGCTTTGCCCTGGAACGCTGCGTGGCCGACCTCGAAGGCGGCAGCCAGGCGTTTGCCTTCGCCTCGGGGCTGGCGGCGATTTCCACCGTATTGGAATTACTCGATGCAGGCGCCCATATCGTCTCCGGCAACGACCTGTACGGCGGCACATTTCGTCTGTTCGACAAGGTGCGCCAGCGCAGTGCGGGGCACCGTTTCAGCTTTGTCGACCTGAGCGATGGCGCGGCGTTTGAAGCGTCGTTGCAAGACGACACGCGCATGGTCTGGGTTGAAACCCCAAGCAACCCGTTGCTGCGCCTGACCGACCTCAGCGCCATCGCGCGCATCTGCCGTGACCGCGGCATCCTCTGCGTGGCCGACAACACATTCGCCAGCCCGTGGATCCAGCGCCCGCTGGAGCTGGGTTTCGACATCGTGGTGCACTCCACCACCAAGTACCTCAATGGCCACTCCGACGTGATCGGCGGCATCGCCATCGTTGGCGACAACCCGGAACTGGCCGAACGCCTGGGCTTCCTGCAAAACTCGGTCGGCGCGATTGCCGGGCCCTTCGATGCCTTCCTGACCCTGCGCGGCGTGAAAACCCTGGCCCTGCGCATGGAGCGCCATTGCAGCAATGCACTGGAATTGGCGACCTGGCTGGAACAACAACCGCAAGTGTCGCGGGTTCACTATCCCGGCCTGGCGTCCCATCCCCAGCACGCACTGGCGCGTCGACAGATGCGCGGGTTTGGCGGGATGATTTCGCTGGATTTGAACAGCGACCTGGCCGGCGCCCGGCGCTTCCTGGAAAACGTCAGAATCTTCGCTTTGGCCGAAAGCCTGGGGGGCGTGGAAAGCCTGATCGAACACCCGGCAATCATGACCCACGCAAGCATCCCCGCCGCCACGCGCGCGCAATTGGGTATTGGCGATGGGTTGGTGCGGTTGTCGGTGGGGGTTGAGGATGTCGAGGATCTGCGGGCGGACCTGGCGCAAGCCTTGGCCCGGATATAA
- a CDS encoding pyridoxal-phosphate dependent enzyme: MPTPSRPAVLELIGNTPLVRVSRFDTGLCTLFLKLESQNPGGSIKDRIGLAMIDAAERDGRLRPGGTIIEATAGNTGLGLALVGRAKGYRVVLVVPDKMSTEKVLHLKAMGAEVHITRSDVGKGHPEYYQDVAARLAKGIPDAFFADQFNNPANPLAHETSTAPEIWAQTQHDVDAIVVGVGSAGTLTGLTRFFKRVQPDLAMVLADPVGSVMAEYSRSGRLETPGSWAVEGIGEDFIPSIADLSSVRQAYSISDEESFDHARQLLKAEGILGGSSTGTLFAAALRYCRAQTEPKRVVTFVCDTGTRYLSKVYNDQWMKDAGLLQYKHYGDLRDLIARRFEDGRVISVSPDDTLLTAFQRMRLADVSQLPVLVDGQTLVGVIDESDILLGLHHDAADFSMIVASAMTDKVQTLAPSASLAELQAELDRGLVAIIADASGFHGLITRVDLLNHLRRSLA; encoded by the coding sequence ATGCCTACGCCTTCCCGCCCCGCCGTCCTCGAACTGATCGGCAACACGCCGCTGGTACGCGTCAGCCGTTTCGATACCGGCCTCTGCACCCTGTTTCTCAAGCTCGAATCGCAAAACCCCGGTGGTTCCATCAAGGACCGCATCGGCCTGGCCATGATCGACGCCGCCGAACGCGACGGCCGCCTGCGCCCTGGCGGCACCATTATCGAAGCCACCGCCGGCAACACCGGTCTGGGCCTGGCGCTGGTAGGCCGGGCCAAGGGCTACCGGGTCGTGCTGGTAGTGCCCGACAAGATGTCCACGGAAAAAGTGCTGCACCTCAAGGCCATGGGCGCCGAAGTGCATATCACCCGCTCCGATGTGGGCAAGGGCCACCCCGAGTATTACCAGGACGTGGCCGCGCGCCTGGCCAAGGGCATTCCCGACGCGTTCTTCGCCGACCAGTTCAACAACCCGGCCAACCCCCTGGCTCATGAAACCAGCACTGCCCCGGAAATCTGGGCGCAAACCCAGCACGACGTGGACGCGATTGTGGTGGGGGTCGGCTCAGCGGGCACCCTCACCGGCCTGACCCGCTTTTTCAAGCGCGTACAACCCGACCTGGCCATGGTGCTGGCCGACCCGGTGGGCTCGGTAATGGCGGAATACAGCCGCAGTGGCCGCCTGGAAACGCCAGGCTCGTGGGCGGTGGAAGGCATTGGCGAGGATTTCATTCCGTCGATCGCCGACCTCTCCAGCGTGCGCCAAGCCTATTCCATCAGCGATGAAGAAAGCTTCGACCACGCCCGCCAACTGCTCAAGGCCGAGGGCATTCTCGGCGGTTCCTCCACCGGTACCCTGTTCGCCGCCGCGCTGCGCTATTGCCGTGCGCAGACCGAGCCCAAGCGCGTGGTCACGTTCGTCTGCGACACCGGCACGCGCTACCTGTCAAAGGTCTACAACGACCAATGGATGAAGGATGCGGGCCTGCTGCAATACAAGCACTACGGCGACCTGCGCGACCTGATCGCCCGCCGCTTCGAAGATGGCCGCGTGATCAGCGTGAGCCCCGACGACACCCTGCTCACCGCCTTCCAGCGCATGCGCCTGGCCGATGTCTCGCAACTGCCGGTGCTGGTGGACGGACAGACATTGGTGGGGGTGATCGACGAATCCGACATCCTGCTGGGCCTGCACCATGACGCCGCGGATTTCTCGATGATCGTCGCCAGCGCCATGACCGATAAAGTGCAAACCCTGGCCCCCAGCGCCAGCCTGGCCGAATTGCAGGCGGAACTGGATCGCGGCCTGGTCGCCATCATCGCCGACGCCTCGGGCTTCCACGGCCTGATCACCCGAGTCGACCTGCTCAATCACCTACGGAGGTCCCTTGCATGA